In a genomic window of Holophagales bacterium:
- a CDS encoding phage integrase N-terminal SAM-like domain-containing protein, which yields MTSPARRRAAARRKRVFAFRDTTDSRGFVVLLKAHLEHMKVRGYSPRTVLSAEWSVSDFAVWCQERGVMKPRDVTKPMLERYQRTLLYTEKPDGSPLTLSTQHHRLSFIKQYFKWLARENHLRSNPASELELPKVEKRLRSTS from the coding sequence GTGACGAGCCCGGCCCGACGACGTGCGGCGGCCCGGAGAAAGCGAGTCTTCGCCTTCCGCGACACGACCGACTCGCGCGGCTTCGTCGTCCTCCTCAAGGCACATCTCGAGCACATGAAGGTCAGGGGCTACTCGCCGAGGACGGTCCTGTCGGCCGAGTGGTCCGTCTCGGACTTCGCCGTCTGGTGCCAGGAGCGGGGCGTGATGAAGCCTCGCGACGTCACGAAGCCGATGCTCGAGCGCTACCAGCGGACGCTCTTATACACGGAGAAGCCCGACGGCAGCCCGCTGACGCTCTCGACGCAGCACCACCGGCTGAGCTTCATCAAGCAGTACTTCAAGTGGCTCGCGCGCGAGAACCACCTCCGCTCGAATCCCGCCTCCGAGCTCGAGCTGCCGAAGGTGGAGAAGCGGCTCCGAAGCACGTCCTGA
- a CDS encoding tyrosine-type recombinase/integrase, whose protein sequence is MARAREPPPLESRLRARAAEGGEAAPKHVLTATEAEAILAQPDIRKPQGLRDRAILETFYSTGIRRTELSGLKVHDVDTERGTITVRQGKGRRDRVVPVGERAGAWIAKYIREARPDFVIEPDHGYLFLAAEGEPIAPKTLSLYVSRYVKASGVARTGSCHLFRHAMATLMLENGADVRMIQAILGHVKLTTTEIYTHVAITKLKEIHTATHPAARLLPGGAGSGGGSAE, encoded by the coding sequence GTGGCTCGCGCGCGAGAACCACCTCCGCTCGAATCCCGCCTCCGAGCTCGAGCTGCCGAAGGTGGAGAAGCGGCTCCGAAGCACGTCCTGACGGCGACCGAAGCCGAGGCGATCCTGGCCCAGCCCGACATCCGGAAGCCGCAGGGCCTGAGAGACCGGGCGATTCTCGAGACCTTCTACTCGACGGGGATCCGGCGCACCGAGCTGTCGGGTCTGAAGGTCCACGACGTCGACACCGAACGCGGCACGATCACCGTCCGCCAGGGCAAGGGCCGGCGGGATCGGGTCGTCCCGGTGGGGGAGCGGGCCGGGGCGTGGATCGCGAAGTACATCCGCGAGGCCCGGCCCGACTTCGTGATCGAGCCGGACCACGGGTACCTCTTCCTCGCGGCCGAAGGGGAGCCGATCGCGCCGAAGACGCTCAGCCTGTACGTGAGCCGGTACGTGAAGGCGTCCGGTGTCGCGCGCACCGGGTCCTGCCACCTCTTCCGGCACGCTATGGCGACGCTGATGCTCGAGAACGGGGCGGACGTGCGGATGATCCAGGCCATCCTGGGCCACGTGAAGCTGACGACGACGGAGATCTACACCCATGTGGCCATCACGAAGCTCAAGGAGATCCACACGGCCACCCACCCGGCGGCCCGGCTCCTGCCGGGTGGGGCTGGGAGCGGCGGAGGCAGCGCAGAGTGA
- a CDS encoding type II toxin-antitoxin system prevent-host-death family antitoxin, translating into MKTVTVRELRNQTSEILNGAENVLVTSHSHPTALIVPLKDPKNVPLEMRRQLYLTLSAQLAEQLQAKGITEDEAQRGFEDFRSVVADANVLLSASLGHAARKVFEKARVFHVITTDVAAGEVREYLPVLAAKAGLDRAPIIRVFDALPIEIVPEIGYRTRLKDAASLIGKRDPNDTTVLASP; encoded by the coding sequence ATGAAGACCGTCACCGTCCGCGAACTCCGGAACCAGACCAGCGAAATCCTCAATGGTGCCGAGAACGTCCTCGTCACCAGCCACAGCCACCCCACCGCCCTGATCGTCCCCCTGAAGGACCCAAAGAACGTCCCTCTGGAGATGAGGCGGCAGCTCTACCTGACGCTCTCGGCCCAGCTCGCCGAGCAGCTGCAGGCCAAGGGAATCACGGAGGACGAGGCTCAGCGTGGTTTCGAAGACTTTAGAAGCGTCGTCGCGGACGCTAACGTCCTGCTCTCGGCCTCTCTCGGGCACGCCGCGCGCAAGGTCTTCGAGAAGGCCCGGGTCTTTCACGTCATCACGACCGACGTCGCGGCCGGCGAGGTCCGGGAATACCTTCCTGTCCTCGCCGCCAAGGCTGGCCTGGACCGTGCGCCGATCATCCGGGTCTTCGACGCGCTGCCGATCGAGATCGTGCCCGAGATCGGCTACCGGACACGGCTGAAGGATGCCGCGAGCCTCATCGGCAAGCGTGATCCCAACGACACCACGGTCCTGGCCTCGCCCTGA
- a CDS encoding DUF433 domain-containing protein — MGGKPCIRGMRVTVATIAGHLASGYSEAEALEFCPRLDAKGIRAVEQWAVGYRGKGQRAAVRGGRGRE; from the coding sequence ATGGGCGGGAAACCCTGCATCCGAGGGATGCGCGTGACAGTGGCGACGATCGCGGGCCATCTCGCCAGCGGGTACTCCGAGGCCGAGGCGCTGGAGTTCTGTCCACGCCTCGACGCCAAGGGCATCCGGGCCGTCGAGCAGTGGGCCGTGGGATACCGAGGAAAGGGCCAGAGAGCGGCCGTCCGCGGAGGTCGTGGTCGTGAGTGA
- a CDS encoding addiction module protein: MNEAIPAATWVAAALKLPAETWELLFELLLQDLPAENDPEIEAAWLAEVERRMRETDPSRLIPADEVFARVRATLRRPPPPQPPVEVDALVLPVRDVIDACQALPADERLRLAGSYLRRERASGTSQHPKVWLEDSARWLAAARAARRAGV, from the coding sequence ATGAACGAAGCGATTCCGGCCGCGACCTGGGTCGCGGCCGCCCTGAAGCTGCCCGCGGAGACGTGGGAGCTCCTCTTCGAGCTGCTTCTGCAGGACCTCCCGGCCGAAAACGATCCGGAGATCGAGGCGGCGTGGCTGGCGGAGGTCGAGCGAAGGATGAGGGAGACCGACCCGTCCCGGCTCATACCGGCGGACGAGGTCTTCGCGAGAGTTCGCGCGACCCTGAGAAGACCGCCACCGCCCCAGCCGCCCGTGGAGGTCGACGCCCTCGTCCTGCCCGTGCGCGACGTGATTGACGCCTGTCAGGCATTGCCGGCCGACGAGCGACTGCGGCTTGCAGGGAGCTACCTGCGCCGGGAGCGGGCGTCAGGCACGTCGCAGCATCCCAAGGTCTGGCTCGAGGACTCCGCCCGCTGGCTCGCAGCGGCTCGGGCCGCGCGGCGCGCCGGCGTGTAG